In a genomic window of Pedobacter sp. KBS0701:
- a CDS encoding M14 family zinc carboxypeptidase, producing the protein MAQKSPFELSGKTETTTYTAAIAYYKDLANTYPEARFLTYGSTDFGKPLHLFVLSRDKVFDPVLNRKSNKRVLLINNGIHPGEPEGIDASMMLARDLLKAGKLPKDVVICIIPLYNIDGSFNRTGTSRANQNGPLTYGFRGNSKNLDLNRDFIKTDSKNSATFQLIFNTWQPEIFVDTHTSNGADYQYVMTLIPTQKDKLNPILADYLTKTLVPDLYTGMEKLGYPMIPYVNSIGETPETGITGFIDPPRYSTGYTTLHNTIGFMPETHMLKSYDLRVDATYKLLESYIRIVERDAKIIGENKRRADEAVAAQKEFPLEWKLNQTEVNDLTFKGFEAGQKPSTVTGADRLYYDRNKPYTKTIKEWNKFEPALSVQKPIAYIIPKAWDRVIALLKLSNVKISELRADQKIAVESYYISDFKTGTRPYEGHYLHSAVKLNTAQQNLQYYAGDFVVYANQSVNRYIIETLEPQATDSYFNWNFFDSILDMKEHYSAYVFEDTATELLKNNPELKSKLEAKKSSDAEFAKSAAAQLDFVYKNSDYYEKTHNRYPVARLVTDVKLDLK; encoded by the coding sequence ATGGCACAGAAATCGCCCTTCGAATTAAGTGGAAAAACTGAAACAACTACTTATACAGCTGCAATAGCTTATTACAAAGATCTGGCTAACACCTACCCGGAAGCCAGGTTCTTAACTTATGGAAGTACAGATTTTGGTAAGCCGTTACATCTGTTTGTTTTATCAAGGGATAAGGTTTTTGATCCGGTACTGAACAGGAAAAGCAATAAAAGGGTATTATTGATCAACAATGGCATTCACCCTGGCGAACCAGAGGGCATAGATGCATCGATGATGCTGGCCCGCGATCTGCTTAAAGCCGGTAAACTGCCAAAAGATGTGGTTATCTGTATTATTCCGCTTTATAATATTGATGGAAGTTTTAACCGAACAGGCACATCGAGGGCCAACCAGAACGGACCACTGACCTATGGATTTAGGGGCAACAGCAAAAACCTCGACCTTAACCGCGATTTTATTAAAACCGATTCGAAAAATTCGGCAACCTTTCAACTCATTTTTAACACCTGGCAACCTGAAATATTTGTAGATACCCACACCAGCAATGGTGCCGATTATCAATATGTGATGACGCTTATCCCGACACAAAAAGATAAGCTAAACCCTATACTTGCTGATTATTTAACCAAAACTCTGGTACCTGATCTTTATACTGGTATGGAAAAGCTGGGTTACCCGATGATTCCTTATGTAAACTCAATAGGCGAAACCCCTGAAACCGGAATAACAGGTTTTATTGATCCTCCTCGTTATTCAACAGGTTATACCACGCTGCACAATACCATTGGTTTTATGCCCGAAACACATATGTTAAAATCGTACGATCTGCGTGTGGATGCCACTTATAAACTCCTGGAAAGCTACATTAGGATTGTTGAGCGCGATGCTAAAATTATCGGAGAGAACAAGCGCAGAGCGGACGAAGCTGTTGCAGCGCAAAAGGAATTCCCGTTAGAGTGGAAATTAAATCAAACTGAAGTAAACGATTTGACCTTTAAAGGTTTTGAAGCCGGGCAAAAGCCGAGCACGGTAACCGGTGCCGACCGTTTATATTACGACCGTAACAAGCCTTACACTAAAACTATAAAAGAATGGAACAAGTTTGAACCTGCATTATCTGTTCAAAAACCTATTGCCTACATTATTCCGAAAGCCTGGGATCGCGTAATTGCACTGCTTAAACTGAGCAATGTTAAAATCAGCGAACTAAGAGCTGATCAGAAAATTGCGGTGGAAAGTTATTATATCAGCGATTTTAAAACAGGCACAAGACCTTACGAAGGACATTACCTGCACTCGGCCGTAAAATTGAATACCGCACAACAGAACCTCCAGTATTATGCCGGCGACTTTGTGGTGTACGCCAACCAGTCTGTTAACCGTTATATTATAGAAACACTGGAACCGCAGGCCACCGATTCTTATTTCAACTGGAATTTTTTCGATTCTATTCTGGATATGAAAGAGCATTATTCGGCCTATGTGTTTGAAGATACTGCAACAGAACTGCTTAAAAACAATCCGGAACTGAAAAGTAAACTGGAAGCCAAAAAATCATCAGATGCCGAATTTGCAAAGAGTGCGGCTGCACAACTTGATTTTGTGTATAAAAATTCTGATTATTACGAAAAAACTCACAACAGATATCCGGTAGCCCGTTTGGTTACAGACGTAAAACTTGATTTAAAATAA
- a CDS encoding leucine-rich repeat-containing protein kinase family protein: protein MQNLLALQSGEIKDAVSLKLSENLTEFPKEIFELADTLEVLDLSFNKLSALPADFGRLKKLRIFFCSENLFSVLPEVLADCPALDIVGFKSNRIEIVPPKSINPNLRWLILTNNNIAELPKEIGLCKRMQKLMLSGNRLSTLPEELSNCQNLALLRIAANKLHELPQWIMQLPKLSWIAFSGNNFSKTPAVETLSLINWHDLEISHLLGEGASGIISKANRSIGDETSEVAVKIFKGNVTSDGLPEDEMTTYIAAGYHPGLVNLIGQIALHPEDKKGLVMDLIPHHFYNLGNPPSLESCTRDVFPVDRKLSEKQIMSIAKTIASLAAQLHEAGIMHGDLYAHNTLIDDEGSTLFGDFGAASFYDKTSTETANVLERIEVSAYGYLLDDLLSLKNEEVSEEIYKMISELRDACLASVPLERPGFKELVAQLAQI from the coding sequence ATGCAAAACCTGTTAGCACTCCAAAGTGGCGAAATAAAGGACGCAGTATCGTTAAAACTTTCTGAAAACCTGACCGAGTTTCCAAAGGAAATATTTGAGCTGGCCGATACCCTGGAAGTACTGGATTTATCTTTTAACAAATTAAGTGCGTTACCGGCAGATTTCGGCCGGTTAAAAAAGCTGAGAATTTTTTTCTGTTCTGAAAATCTTTTTTCGGTTTTACCAGAAGTACTGGCCGATTGCCCTGCTCTGGATATTGTTGGTTTTAAATCCAACCGGATTGAAATCGTACCGCCGAAGTCGATCAACCCGAATTTACGCTGGTTAATCTTAACAAATAACAACATTGCTGAACTACCAAAAGAAATTGGCCTTTGCAAAAGGATGCAAAAGCTGATGTTATCTGGCAACCGTTTATCTACACTGCCTGAAGAATTGAGCAATTGCCAGAATTTAGCATTATTGCGGATTGCGGCGAATAAACTCCACGAATTACCGCAATGGATTATGCAACTGCCAAAACTATCATGGATTGCATTTTCGGGGAATAATTTTAGTAAAACACCAGCTGTTGAAACACTTTCATTGATCAACTGGCATGATTTAGAAATCAGCCATTTGTTAGGCGAAGGCGCATCGGGTATTATTTCAAAAGCAAACAGAAGCATTGGAGACGAAACCAGCGAAGTAGCGGTTAAAATATTTAAGGGCAATGTAACCAGCGATGGTTTGCCGGAAGATGAAATGACAACTTATATTGCTGCGGGTTATCACCCGGGTTTGGTCAATCTAATCGGACAGATTGCTTTACATCCGGAAGATAAAAAAGGACTGGTAATGGACTTGATCCCGCATCATTTTTATAATCTTGGCAATCCACCAAGTTTAGAAAGCTGTACCAGGGATGTTTTTCCTGTTGATCGAAAACTTTCTGAAAAACAGATTATGAGTATCGCTAAAACCATAGCCTCATTAGCGGCTCAATTACATGAAGCAGGCATTATGCATGGCGATTTGTATGCACACAATACCTTGATTGATGATGAGGGCAGCACTCTGTTCGGCGATTTCGGCGCGGCCAGTTTTTACGATAAAACTTCTACAGAAACGGCTAATGTACTGGAGCGGATAGAAGTAAGCGCCTATGGTTATCTGCTGGATGATTTACTTTCTTTAAAAAACGAAGAGGTAAGTGAGGAAATTTATAAAATGATCAGTGAACTTAGAGATGCCTGTTTGGCTTCAGTACCTTTAGAGCGACCAGGTTTTAAGGAATTAGTTGCTCAGTTGGCTCAGATTTAA
- the pepT gene encoding peptidase T, whose protein sequence is MSTYTNFNKSLEQRFIKYTRIDTQSDPNSPTCPSTLKQKNLGKALVQELLEIGIADAEMDDNGYVYGTIPSNTNKQLPVIFFCSHMDTSPDCSGENVKPIIHHNYQGQDLILPDDHHIVIKLSEHKDLKHQIGNDIITASGTTLLGADNKAGLAEIMEAAAFLMKNKEVKHGIIKLLFTPDEEIGRGVDKADLKKLGADFGYTIDGETLGSIEDETFSADGATLKIYGVSTHPGFAKGKMESAIKILAEILDSLPKDTLTPEATHQKEGFIHPVSMNGQVEEAEAQFIIRDFTDEKLTAHGQFLEEAVKKVMTHYPKSTYELNIKAQYRNMKQVLDQHPKIVQYGIEAIERAGVVPKQQSIRGGTDGSRLSFMGLPCPNIFAGEHAFHSKQEWVSVQDMEKAVQTIINIACIWEERGSL, encoded by the coding sequence ATGAGCACATACACCAACTTTAACAAATCGCTCGAGCAGCGGTTTATAAAATATACGAGGATTGATACCCAATCGGATCCAAATTCTCCTACCTGTCCATCAACCCTAAAACAGAAGAATTTAGGTAAAGCGCTGGTTCAGGAATTGTTAGAAATTGGCATTGCTGATGCCGAAATGGACGATAATGGATATGTATATGGTACAATCCCATCAAACACCAACAAGCAGTTGCCAGTAATTTTTTTCTGTTCGCACATGGATACCTCGCCTGATTGTAGCGGAGAAAATGTTAAGCCGATTATTCATCACAATTATCAGGGACAAGACTTAATTCTGCCAGATGATCACCATATTGTAATCAAACTTTCTGAACACAAAGACCTTAAACATCAGATTGGAAATGATATTATTACCGCCAGCGGAACAACTTTATTGGGTGCAGATAATAAAGCAGGATTAGCAGAAATTATGGAAGCAGCCGCCTTTTTAATGAAAAACAAAGAGGTAAAACACGGAATCATCAAACTTCTTTTTACCCCGGATGAAGAAATTGGCAGGGGTGTAGACAAAGCTGATTTAAAAAAATTAGGTGCCGATTTTGGTTATACGATAGATGGAGAAACACTAGGCTCCATTGAAGATGAAACTTTTTCTGCGGATGGCGCTACCCTTAAAATTTATGGTGTAAGTACACACCCGGGCTTTGCAAAAGGAAAAATGGAAAGTGCCATTAAAATACTTGCTGAAATTTTAGATTCGCTGCCAAAAGATACACTCACCCCGGAAGCTACCCATCAAAAAGAAGGATTTATCCATCCGGTAAGCATGAACGGGCAGGTTGAAGAGGCAGAAGCACAGTTTATCATCAGGGATTTTACCGATGAGAAACTAACCGCACATGGACAATTTTTAGAAGAAGCCGTAAAAAAAGTGATGACTCACTATCCAAAGTCTACCTACGAGCTTAATATTAAAGCACAATACCGCAATATGAAACAGGTGCTGGATCAGCATCCTAAAATTGTACAATATGGCATTGAAGCCATTGAAAGAGCTGGCGTAGTGCCCAAGCAACAAAGTATCCGTGGTGGAACTGATGGCTCACGCCTTTCGTTTATGGGTTTACCTTGCCCCAATATTTTTGCCGGAGAACATGCTTTTCATAGCAAACAAGAATGGGTAAGTGTGCAGGACATGGAAAAAGCGGTGCAAACGATCATTAATATTGCTTGTATCTGGGAAGAGCGCGGTTCGTTGTAG
- the abc-f gene encoding ribosomal protection-like ABC-F family protein, giving the protein MLNLQGASYIHANGDLLFSDLNLSINKHEKIALIGHNGAGKSTLLKILAGKLMPTGGHVKTESTPYYVPQLFGQFNDFTVAQALRIEDKLKALNEILNGEVTDENMFTLNDDWGIEERCAEALSYWRLEDLDLDQKIESLSGGQKTSVFLAGTTIHRPDIVLLDEPTNHLDLEGRNRLYDYIRSTRATLLIVSHDRTLLSQIEKVCELSSRGITLYGGNYDFYAAQKKIENEALNHDLKAKEKALRKAKEVEKESLERQQKLDARGKKKQEKAGLPTISMNTLKNNAEKSTAKLKGVHAEKLDHISAELSQLRSALPDADKMKIGFDQATLHKGKSIVEAKELNYAFRNHFIWKEPISFQVFSGERYVIKGRNGSGKTTLIKLILGQLQPSMGSLNRADINSMYIDQDYSLIDNQLTVYEQAQQYNSGVLQEHEIKTRLNRFLFGKTDWDKTCSALSGGEKMRLILCSLTISNQSPDLMILDEPTNNLDIQNIEILTAAINGYQGTLLVISHDEYFLDQVKVEHTIHL; this is encoded by the coding sequence ATGCTTAATCTACAAGGGGCTAGCTATATCCATGCTAATGGAGATTTATTGTTTTCAGATTTAAATCTCAGCATTAACAAACACGAAAAAATTGCACTCATTGGCCATAATGGCGCAGGAAAATCAACACTTTTAAAAATTTTAGCGGGCAAACTCATGCCAACTGGCGGACATGTTAAAACAGAATCGACGCCTTATTATGTACCACAGCTTTTTGGTCAGTTTAATGATTTCACCGTCGCGCAGGCACTCCGGATTGAAGATAAACTAAAAGCGCTGAACGAAATTCTAAACGGAGAAGTGACCGATGAAAACATGTTTACACTTAATGATGACTGGGGCATTGAAGAACGCTGCGCGGAAGCTTTAAGCTATTGGCGATTGGAAGATTTAGACTTAGACCAGAAAATAGAGAGTTTAAGCGGTGGACAAAAAACCAGTGTATTTTTAGCCGGCACCACCATCCACCGCCCTGATATTGTTTTGCTGGATGAACCGACCAATCATTTAGACCTGGAAGGCAGAAACAGGTTATACGATTATATCCGATCGACTCGGGCTACTTTATTGATAGTGAGTCATGACCGTACTTTATTGAGCCAAATTGAGAAAGTTTGCGAATTAAGTTCGCGTGGAATAACCCTATACGGTGGAAATTACGATTTCTATGCTGCTCAAAAGAAAATTGAAAATGAGGCGTTGAACCATGATTTAAAAGCGAAGGAAAAAGCACTGCGTAAGGCTAAAGAAGTAGAAAAGGAATCGCTGGAGCGGCAACAGAAGCTAGATGCCAGAGGGAAGAAAAAACAAGAAAAAGCGGGATTACCGACTATTTCGATGAATACGTTAAAAAACAACGCAGAAAAAAGCACGGCAAAGTTGAAAGGTGTACATGCCGAAAAGCTTGACCATATTTCTGCTGAATTAAGCCAGCTCAGGTCTGCACTGCCTGATGCAGATAAAATGAAAATCGGTTTCGACCAGGCTACACTGCACAAAGGAAAAAGCATTGTGGAGGCTAAGGAGCTCAATTACGCTTTTCGCAATCATTTCATTTGGAAGGAGCCAATTAGCTTTCAGGTTTTTAGTGGCGAGCGTTATGTGATAAAAGGCCGGAACGGATCAGGCAAAACCACCTTGATCAAGCTTATTTTAGGTCAGCTGCAACCCTCGATGGGGAGTCTAAATCGAGCAGACATTAACTCCATGTATATTGATCAGGATTATTCCCTGATCGATAATCAACTCACCGTTTACGAACAGGCCCAGCAATACAACTCGGGCGTATTGCAGGAACATGAAATAAAAACCCGTTTAAACCGGTTTTTATTTGGTAAAACCGATTGGGATAAAACCTGCTCAGCCTTGAGTGGTGGCGAGAAAATGCGGTTGATCCTTTGTTCGTTAACCATCAGTAACCAATCGCCCGATCTGATGATATTGGATGAGCCCACCAATAACCTTGATATCCAGAATATAGAAATTTTAACGGCAGCCATTAATGGCTACCAGGGAACGCTTCTGGTGATATCACACGATGAATATTTTCTTGACCAGGTAAAGGTTGAACATACCATTCATCTTTAA
- a CDS encoding S41 family peptidase: MKQALLFICIFSACCVKAQFRFNGDFEDINPSTKKPLSWLFSFNQNQEKAYQVVLDSITKQSGKYSLSISQIGQEANFGAIDFPISQAFEGKVIELKGYIKTENVKTGYAGLWMRLDGKEHKAMGFDNMNNRGVKGNTDWQLFSIKLDYKNDEVREIHVGALLIGDGKAWFDHLELFIDGKPIEQAKFMKIELAKAELDTAFQNSSGIKQIELNEQKTTNLMIAGQFWAFLKYHHPAIAKGDYNWDAELFRFLPSVLAAKSNQELSITLEQYLDKLPKPNPCKTCAKIAAEKYEITPDYGSLLNGTVLSRSLGDKLTYIKDNRNTGPNYYIEMDPNIGNPMFKNEKGYASMTFPDAGYRLLSLYRYWGMINYFFPYKNVIGEDWNKILTTNLPVFLGAKNEQDYSLAALSLIARVHDTHANLWSGSKALSGFKGKLAAPFQAKFIEDKLIITALHTDTLDVKSKLAVGDVITAINGKDIPGLIREYLPITAASNYDTQLRDLPGSYLLRSNDNSIKISVKRGNQLFDYTVPMGKLALAYKNPAAEKAEAFKLINQDIGYVYPGKYKNDQLPAIKKLFANTKGIIVDMRCYPSEFMPFTFGNYIKNEKSVFVKFTAGSTGYPGAFSFGSPIKNGQSSSEAYKGKIVVIVNATSQSQAEYTTMAFQSTPNVKVIGSTTAGADGNVSSIVLPGGLNTMISGLGVFYPNGTPTQRVGVKIDYKIYPTIAGISAGKDELLDKAIEVLNTGW; encoded by the coding sequence ATGAAGCAAGCTCTATTATTTATATGCATTTTTTCTGCCTGTTGTGTGAAGGCACAATTCAGGTTCAATGGCGATTTCGAAGATATAAACCCAAGTACCAAAAAGCCCTTATCGTGGCTGTTTTCCTTTAATCAAAATCAGGAAAAAGCATATCAGGTAGTTTTAGATAGTATCACAAAACAGTCGGGAAAATATAGCTTATCTATTAGTCAGATTGGCCAGGAAGCCAATTTTGGTGCAATCGACTTTCCGATTAGCCAGGCTTTTGAAGGCAAAGTGATCGAATTGAAGGGCTACATCAAAACAGAAAATGTAAAAACTGGTTATGCCGGCCTTTGGATGCGCCTTGACGGAAAAGAACATAAAGCAATGGGCTTCGATAATATGAATAACAGAGGCGTTAAAGGAAATACCGATTGGCAATTATTTAGCATTAAACTCGATTACAAAAATGATGAGGTGAGAGAGATACATGTTGGTGCTTTATTAATCGGAGACGGAAAAGCCTGGTTTGATCATTTGGAACTTTTTATAGATGGAAAGCCCATAGAACAGGCTAAGTTTATGAAAATAGAATTGGCGAAGGCAGAATTGGATACTGCTTTCCAAAACAGTTCAGGGATTAAACAAATTGAACTTAATGAACAAAAAACAACGAATCTTATGATTGCCGGACAGTTTTGGGCATTTTTAAAATACCATCACCCGGCCATAGCTAAAGGTGATTATAATTGGGATGCTGAACTTTTTAGGTTTTTACCATCAGTACTCGCTGCTAAGAGTAATCAGGAGTTAAGCATAACTTTAGAGCAATACCTGGATAAATTACCAAAGCCAAACCCCTGTAAAACCTGTGCTAAAATAGCTGCTGAAAAATATGAAATTACACCAGATTATGGTTCCTTACTTAATGGTACGGTACTAAGCAGATCGCTTGGCGACAAGTTAACCTACATCAAAGATAACCGCAATACAGGTCCGAATTATTATATTGAAATGGATCCAAATATTGGAAATCCGATGTTTAAGAACGAGAAGGGATATGCTTCGATGACCTTTCCTGATGCGGGTTACCGTTTATTGTCGCTTTATCGTTATTGGGGCATGATCAATTATTTTTTCCCTTATAAAAATGTTATTGGTGAAGATTGGAATAAAATACTTACCACAAACCTGCCGGTTTTTTTAGGTGCAAAAAATGAGCAGGATTATAGTTTAGCTGCTTTAAGTTTAATTGCACGTGTACATGATACACATGCAAATTTATGGTCGGGCAGTAAAGCATTGAGTGGTTTTAAAGGCAAACTGGCAGCGCCTTTTCAAGCTAAATTTATAGAAGACAAGCTAATTATTACGGCCTTACATACCGATACTTTGGATGTAAAAAGTAAACTTGCAGTAGGTGATGTGATTACGGCTATTAACGGTAAAGACATTCCAGGCCTGATTAGGGAATACCTGCCGATAACGGCTGCATCAAATTATGATACTCAGCTCCGTGATCTGCCGGGTAGCTACTTACTAAGGAGCAATGATAACAGCATTAAAATCAGCGTAAAAAGAGGTAACCAACTTTTCGATTATACCGTGCCAATGGGAAAATTAGCCTTAGCCTATAAAAACCCGGCGGCTGAAAAAGCAGAGGCATTTAAATTGATTAATCAGGATATCGGTTACGTTTACCCAGGTAAATATAAAAATGATCAGTTGCCCGCAATTAAGAAGCTTTTTGCCAATACCAAAGGAATTATTGTTGATATGCGCTGTTATCCTTCCGAATTTATGCCATTTACATTTGGTAATTATATCAAAAATGAAAAAAGTGTATTTGTTAAGTTTACTGCCGGCAGCACAGGCTATCCCGGGGCTTTTAGTTTCGGATCTCCAATAAAGAACGGACAATCATCAAGTGAAGCATACAAAGGCAAAATAGTGGTAATTGTAAATGCAACAAGCCAAAGCCAGGCCGAATATACCACCATGGCTTTTCAAAGTACACCTAATGTAAAGGTAATTGGAAGTACCACGGCTGGTGCCGACGGGAATGTATCATCAATTGTGTTGCCTGGTGGGTTAAACACAATGATTTCAGGATTAGGCGTTTTTTATCCCAATGGTACGCCAACACAAAGAGTAGGGGTAAAAATTGATTATAAAATCTATCCAACCATTGCAGGTATTTCAGCAGGAAAAGATGAGCTGCTGGATAAGGCTATTGAAGTATTAAATACTGGCTGGTAA
- a CDS encoding aldose 1-epimerase family protein: MITLENDYIKVSLAAKGAELQGLFSKETKLEYLWNANPKYWAKHSPVLFPIVGSLKNNSFIYQGKNYELPRHGFARDHVFNFEKISESEAVFTLTQNEDTLKVYPFYFELKLRYRLIDRKLNLTYEVINTGIAELLFSVGAHPAFAVPNTPNTVYEDYYLAFNADEKLSYWKLEDGLVANETKNIELNAHKLKLTHDLFYNDALVFKTLQSNCISLLNTKNDYGLHFHFEDFPFFGIWAATDAPFVCLEPWCGVADGVNHNQELSHKEGIVKLDAGKNWSRFWEVECF; encoded by the coding sequence ATGATAACTCTCGAAAACGACTATATAAAAGTTAGCCTGGCGGCTAAAGGCGCAGAACTTCAAGGTTTATTTAGTAAAGAAACCAAGCTGGAATATTTATGGAATGCCAATCCTAAATATTGGGCAAAACATAGTCCGGTTTTATTTCCCATTGTCGGCTCATTAAAAAACAACAGTTTTATTTATCAGGGTAAAAACTACGAGCTACCCCGTCATGGATTCGCCCGCGATCATGTTTTTAATTTCGAAAAAATAAGTGAAAGCGAAGCTGTTTTTACGTTAACCCAAAATGAAGATACCTTAAAAGTATACCCTTTTTATTTCGAGCTCAAACTGAGGTACCGGCTAATCGACAGGAAACTGAATTTAACTTATGAGGTAATAAATACCGGTATTGCCGAACTTTTATTTTCAGTTGGTGCACACCCCGCATTTGCAGTACCCAATACCCCAAATACTGTTTACGAAGATTATTATCTGGCTTTTAATGCTGATGAGAAATTAAGCTATTGGAAACTTGAAGATGGCCTGGTGGCAAACGAAACCAAAAATATTGAGCTTAATGCACATAAGCTAAAGCTTACACATGATCTGTTTTATAACGATGCCCTGGTTTTCAAAACCCTGCAAAGCAACTGCATTAGTTTGCTTAATACTAAAAATGATTATGGCCTGCATTTCCATTTTGAAGATTTCCCGTTTTTTGGAATATGGGCGGCAACCGATGCGCCTTTTGTATGTTTAGAGCCCTGGTGCGGAGTTGCTGATGGCGTTAACCACAACCAGGAGTTATCACACAAAGAGGGCATAGTAAAACTTGATGCAGGCAAAAACTGGTCGCGATTTTGGGAAGTGGAGTGTTTTTAA
- a CDS encoding rhomboid family intramembrane serine protease: protein MEYFNMAPVASVIFVFTIITSLYAFYDHSLYGKFMLHPFSVSKGQNVYTLITSGLVHADWMHLFFNMFTFYAFAFTLESLMGSWQFGLLYFLGLVLSDLPTVIKHKDHFNYNSLGASGAISAVLFSYILFNPMSKIYIMFIPIGIPAVVFGILYLIYCAYASRNSRDHINHDAHFFGALTGLIFTIIFVPGILQNFITMLTGGR from the coding sequence ATGGAATACTTCAATATGGCACCAGTTGCCTCCGTAATTTTCGTTTTTACCATTATTACCAGTTTATACGCTTTCTACGATCATTCCCTTTACGGAAAATTTATGCTGCATCCTTTTAGTGTATCAAAAGGACAGAATGTATATACCTTGATTACCAGCGGGCTTGTGCATGCAGATTGGATGCACTTGTTTTTTAATATGTTTACCTTTTATGCTTTCGCCTTTACATTGGAAAGTTTGATGGGGAGCTGGCAGTTTGGATTACTATATTTTTTGGGTTTGGTACTGAGCGATTTACCTACTGTTATTAAACATAAAGATCATTTTAACTACAATAGCCTCGGTGCTTCGGGAGCCATTAGCGCGGTACTTTTTAGCTATATTTTGTTTAACCCAATGTCTAAAATTTACATTATGTTTATCCCGATCGGGATTCCGGCTGTAGTTTTTGGGATTTTGTATTTAATTTATTGTGCTTATGCTTCGCGGAACTCACGAGACCATATCAATCACGATGCACACTTTTTTGGTGCCTTAACCGGATTGATTTTTACGATTATTTTTGTTCCGGGGATCTTGCAGAACTTTATTACAATGTTAACTGGCGGGAGATAG
- a CDS encoding Crp/Fnr family transcriptional regulator: MELDFLRTHIHQIICLTDEEFEHAASFFTRRKYKKHQYIIQAGDVASQEHFVVKGIVKSSYTDHEGKEYILQLAMEEWWFSDPNAFNTGMPATLNVDCIEDTETLSISFDNKEKLCASSRKMEYFFRKKYTTGNMALQKRVLALLSNNASERYKQWLNQYPSLHKRISKTLIASYLGVTRETLSRLSL, from the coding sequence ATGGAATTAGATTTTTTAAGAACGCACATCCATCAGATTATTTGTTTAACAGATGAAGAATTTGAACATGCTGCATCTTTTTTTACCAGGCGGAAATACAAAAAGCACCAGTATATTATTCAGGCAGGTGATGTAGCCAGTCAGGAGCATTTTGTAGTGAAAGGCATTGTAAAATCTTCATATACCGACCATGAAGGAAAAGAATATATTTTACAGTTAGCCATGGAAGAGTGGTGGTTTTCCGATCCGAACGCTTTTAACACGGGTATGCCGGCAACCTTAAATGTAGATTGTATTGAAGACACTGAAACACTTTCCATCTCTTTTGACAACAAGGAAAAGCTTTGCGCCTCCTCCCGAAAAATGGAATATTTCTTTAGAAAAAAGTACACTACAGGCAATATGGCCTTGCAAAAACGGGTATTGGCCTTGCTGAGCAATAATGCCAGCGAGCGTTACAAACAATGGCTTAACCAATACCCATCTTTACACAAAAGGATTTCGAAAACCCTTATTGCATCTTATCTTGGGGTAACCAGAGAAACTTTAAGCCGGTTATCGCTTTAA
- a CDS encoding DUF1349 domain-containing protein: MKLKLLALIAVLSYLFSPKAHSQSLAKMNWFNEPEKWEIKDKNTFSMFVPAKTDYWRISHYGFTVDDAPFYYATYGGEFEVKVKITGNYVTTFDQMGLMLRINEEEWIKAGVEFVNGKQNVSAVVTHKTSDWSVVELEKAPASIWMKAVRKLDAVEIFYSLDDKKYTMLRTCYFKDNAPVMVGLVAACPDGKGFNAVFENFKVTTTPDQRRLDWAKKQQN, translated from the coding sequence ATGAAACTTAAATTACTAGCCTTAATTGCTGTATTATCTTATTTATTTAGTCCAAAGGCCCATTCCCAAAGTTTGGCCAAAATGAATTGGTTTAACGAGCCTGAAAAATGGGAAATTAAAGATAAAAATACCTTTAGCATGTTCGTGCCCGCAAAAACCGATTATTGGCGCATTTCGCATTATGGTTTTACGGTTGATGATGCACCCTTCTACTATGCTACTTATGGTGGCGAGTTTGAGGTGAAGGTAAAAATTACCGGAAATTATGTAACTACTTTCGATCAGATGGGATTGATGCTTCGCATTAATGAAGAAGAGTGGATTAAAGCAGGAGTAGAATTTGTTAATGGGAAACAAAATGTAAGTGCCGTTGTCACGCATAAAACGAGCGATTGGAGCGTGGTAGAACTGGAAAAAGCACCTGCATCAATCTGGATGAAAGCCGTTCGGAAACTGGACGCAGTAGAAATTTTTTACTCCTTAGATGATAAAAAATATACCATGCTCCGTACCTGTTATTTTAAAGATAATGCGCCAGTGATGGTGGGTTTGGTAGCCGCCTGCCCTGATGGTAAAGGTTTTAACGCTGTTTTCGAAAATTTTAAGGTTACAACCACACCTGATCAGAGAAGATTGGATTGGGCAAAAAAGCAGCAGAATTAA